In Chitinophaga nivalis, a single genomic region encodes these proteins:
- the rfaD gene encoding ADP-glyceromanno-heptose 6-epimerase: MDKHSRIVVTGSAGFIGSCLVGFLNEKGFEQLILVDDFTREDRQQNLAGKTYEACIEREVFFDWLAAADRQIDFVFHLGARTDTTEFDYTIQEYFNVTYSRRVWEYCVRHQIPLVYASSAATYGGGEQGYADDHGIVTALQPLNAYGISKNEFDKWVLQQTEQPPFWAGLKFFNVYGPNEYHKGRMASMIWHSYHQIRKHGQVKLFRSHRPDFRDGEQLRDFIYVKDILKVAYWLSQHTSTASGLYNLGTGHARSFVALVTSTFAGMDIPADITYIDMPEDIRDKYQYFTEASMAKLQAAGYPDAFYSLEEGVTDYVSNYLAKDAWY, from the coding sequence ATGGATAAGCACAGCAGAATTGTCGTAACAGGGAGTGCCGGTTTTATCGGCAGTTGTCTGGTAGGATTTTTAAATGAAAAAGGATTTGAGCAATTAATTCTGGTAGATGATTTTACCCGGGAAGACAGACAGCAAAACCTTGCCGGTAAAACCTATGAAGCCTGTATAGAACGGGAAGTTTTCTTCGACTGGCTGGCGGCTGCAGACCGGCAGATCGATTTTGTGTTTCATCTGGGGGCACGCACAGATACTACCGAGTTCGACTATACGATACAGGAGTATTTTAATGTAACCTATTCCCGCCGTGTATGGGAATATTGCGTACGCCATCAGATACCGCTGGTGTATGCTTCTTCTGCAGCCACCTATGGCGGCGGAGAACAGGGCTATGCAGATGATCATGGCATCGTTACGGCGTTGCAGCCGCTGAATGCATACGGCATATCAAAGAATGAGTTTGATAAATGGGTATTGCAGCAAACGGAGCAGCCGCCTTTTTGGGCGGGACTGAAATTCTTTAATGTATATGGTCCCAATGAATACCATAAAGGCCGTATGGCCAGTATGATCTGGCATTCCTATCACCAGATCCGGAAGCATGGGCAGGTGAAACTGTTCCGGTCGCACCGGCCGGATTTCCGCGATGGAGAACAGTTACGGGATTTCATCTATGTAAAGGATATCCTGAAAGTAGCTTATTGGCTATCGCAACATACCAGCACAGCCAGTGGGTTGTATAACCTGGGAACGGGCCATGCCCGTAGCTTTGTGGCCCTGGTGACCAGCACGTTTGCCGGTATGGATATCCCCGCTGATATTACCTATATTGATATGCCGGAAGATATACGGGATAAATATCAGTACTTCACAGAGGCCAGCATGGCTAAACTACAGGCAGCCGGTTACCCCGATGCTTTTTATTCCCTGGAAGAAGGCGTGACGGATTATGTCAGCAACTATCTGGCGAAAGACGCCTGGTACTGA